A single genomic interval of Halostella salina harbors:
- the gatC gene encoding Asp-tRNA(Asn)/Glu-tRNA(Gln) amidotransferase subunit GatC, with protein sequence MSDSPVDPEEVRHVADLARVDLADEDVDRFAEQFADILGYFETLDEVPEVDRDADLVNVMREDEVRESLSQSEALANAAETDDGYFEGPNVS encoded by the coding sequence ATGAGCGACTCGCCCGTCGACCCCGAGGAGGTGCGCCACGTCGCGGACCTCGCGCGGGTCGACCTGGCCGACGAGGACGTCGACCGGTTCGCCGAGCAGTTCGCGGACATCCTCGGCTACTTCGAGACGCTGGACGAGGTGCCCGAGGTCGACCGGGACGCCGACCTCGTCAACGTGATGCGTGAGGACGAAGTCCGCGAGAGCCTCTCGCAGTCCGAGGCCCTCGCCAACGCGGCGGAGACCGACGACGGTTACTTCGAGGGGCCGAACGTCTCATGA
- a CDS encoding transcription initiation factor IIB, with amino-acid sequence MTDTRTSDHAERRTRDESETTADEATDLACPECGGDLEADAAQGETVCSDCGLVVEEDEIDHGPEWRAFDAKEKDEKSRVGAPTTKMMHDEGLSTNIGWQDKDASGRALSARKREKMQRLRTWNERFRTRDAKERNLKQALGEIDRMASALGLPENVRETASVIYRRALDEDLLPGRSIEGVSTASLYAAARQAGTPRSLDEIAAVSRVGKTEIARTYRYVVRELGLEVQPADPESYVPRFASDLDLNDRVERRARELLRNAKEEGVHSGKSPVGLAAAAVYAASLLTDDQVTQSSVGEVADVSEVTIRNRYHEILDASDAAPA; translated from the coding sequence ATGACTGATACCAGAACCAGCGACCACGCGGAGCGACGGACGCGCGACGAGTCCGAGACGACGGCCGACGAGGCGACCGACCTCGCCTGTCCGGAGTGTGGCGGCGACCTCGAAGCCGACGCCGCCCAGGGCGAGACGGTGTGTTCGGACTGTGGCCTCGTCGTCGAGGAGGACGAGATAGACCACGGTCCGGAGTGGCGCGCGTTCGACGCCAAGGAGAAAGACGAGAAGTCCCGCGTCGGCGCGCCCACCACGAAGATGATGCACGACGAGGGCCTCTCGACCAACATCGGCTGGCAGGACAAGGACGCCAGCGGCCGGGCGCTGTCGGCCCGCAAGCGCGAGAAGATGCAGCGCCTGCGCACCTGGAACGAGCGGTTTCGCACCCGCGACGCGAAGGAGCGCAACCTGAAGCAGGCGCTCGGCGAGATCGACCGGATGGCGTCGGCGCTCGGCCTCCCCGAGAACGTCCGCGAGACGGCGAGCGTCATCTACCGACGCGCGCTGGACGAGGACCTCCTGCCGGGCCGCTCCATCGAAGGCGTCTCCACGGCGTCGCTGTACGCCGCCGCCCGCCAGGCCGGCACGCCGCGAAGCCTCGACGAGATCGCGGCCGTCAGCCGCGTCGGCAAGACCGAGATCGCCCGGACGTACCGCTACGTCGTCCGGGAACTCGGCCTCGAAGTCCAGCCCGCCGATCCCGAGAGCTACGTCCCCCGGTTTGCCAGCGACCTCGACCTGAACGACCGCGTCGAGCGCCGCGCTCGCGAACTCCTGCGCAACGCCAAGGAGGAAGGCGTCCACAGCGGCAAGTCGCCGGTCGGCCTCGCGGCCGCCGCCGTCTACGCCGCCTCGCTGCTCACCGACGACCAGGTCACCCAGTCCTCCGTGGGCGAGGTCGCGGACGTGAGCGAGGTGACCATCCGCAACCGCTACCACGAGATCCTCGACGCGAGCGACGCCGCGCCGGCGTAG